The genomic window AAAACCACTTTTTTTATGAGGAAGACTTGATTAGGCATGGTCTTAACCTCCAGAATCACCGCCTGTTGTATACCTCGACCATTCCGAAACCCAGGCTGTTGCGGCTGCCGAAACCCGCGTAGTACCCCAAAGAAAGAAGCTCCGGAGGACCTTCCACCGAAAAGGGGACAAGGTGGCCCTTCACGATGTAACGCTCTTTGATAGTGATCTTCTTCCCCGTATTCCTGGAGGAGATATAATCGCGGTCAGGCTTGAATAGGACCTTGTCCTTAGGGGCTGTCCCGTGTAGGGTCTCCCATTTTTTATAAAGATTGTTCTCCACGATAGCCCAAAAGGAGACCTGGTCCGGGGTAAGATACCGATGCCCGAGCCTCTCGTCGGCTTCACTAGCCACAAGCGGCGAAATACAACTGAATGAGGCGGAGCCTTTCCCCAGATCAGGTGACCCTTCATCGGATACTTCCATCACTTCGGCTTCGAGGCCAGCTATCCGGAACGTCCCCAACGAAAGTAACCCTTCCGCGAAGAGGGTGGAAACAGCCGGTATGGGTGAGGCGAACCTCCAAAGCAGGTGATCGGTATCGAAAACAAGCTTTCCCCCGTCGATGCCTGTCTTACCCCTACCGGCCCAAAGGTTGCTGAAGGTAAAGAATTTAAAAGATGGTCCATCGAGGTGGGGAAATCCGACATCGTGAAGCGTTTTAGTGAAGTCCGGAGCCGCTCTCGACAAGCAGGAGTATACGGCCGATGATAGATACCATTGGTAGTTGAAATCGATCGATGAACCGGGCTCGATACCTAACTTGATCCTTAAACGCAATTCCGGTCACTCCCTTTCCGGGGGACTATGTCCAAATGTCCGTAACCTTTCCCCTTATCGGTCCCAAAACCCTTAAGGATCGCTACATCAAGAATCCGGCCCGCCATAGGGTGACGACTCCACAATTCTACGGAACCGAACATGAAGTCCTTGTTATCCGTACCATTGACCAGACGGACCGAGGTGATACTCCAGCCTGGAACCTCGCCCTCGACGGATCCCACCCACGATGACGTAAGGCCCAGGATCATCTCAGCCTCCCGGATCTCATTGAGAATCGAGAAAGGCTTTACCAGCGGAGTCCAGGTACGTAGCCTCACCGGGGAATGAAGCGGCCTTTCAGTCCCCCCACGTCGGCATCTCACGACGCGCACCCACGGGTGGGCCGAAGGGTCGGCATTAACGCGGACAACACGACATCGGCCCCCTGGACTCTCGATGGTTTTGCCGAAAAGCGACGTCAGACCGAGGGCCAACCTGGCATAACCTGCCGGCGAGGGAGCACACACAATGAAACCTACGTACCCGGAGCGTGAGGCTACAACTGGGCCTGCCCTGACAGGCTCATCGCCTGAAGGGATATTATTTTCAAGGAAAAGGGCCCTTGCCTCGGGTTCCCTCCATTCCTCCCGGTTTTCCGTTTCCAGGTAAACCGCAATGCTTCCTGCCGTTGCATTCATGGTACTGGAACGATCGTCAGCTTCGCCCAACCTAGCATCATCTGTGGGTTGCCAACGCTGTTAATCACCATTTTCCTGGAAAGGGGCCTATCCAAAACCCTTTCCTGAGAATACCCGGCAAGGACCGGGAAAAGCGAAGAGCCTGACCAGCCGCTCCCCCAACCAATCCTGATGATGGTGAATTCCTGTTCAAATTTCGGGTCCCAGAGTTCTTCACGGCCGTTACGCTCCAGGTACTTCTTCTCCAGATAGGCCATCACCTTGGCATGGTCCTGCAAGGCCATGAGGATATCGTTATGGTCACGGAATTTAACGAAGGGCATCAATTTCATATGATTTGCGAGCAACTCTTCGTCGATGGTCATCTCAAACTCAAAGGGCGTTCCCGGTTCCGCCACCTCGCAAAAGGCTGCGGGGGTGTTGCGACTTAGGATTTCAAGTTCCCCCCTCCTGGACGTGAAGATGTTTGTCGCGGCCATGACAAGCGGCTTCGGAGAGGGCAGGGAATCAGCGATCTTGAGGCACTTTAGGATGTCGTTCTTGGGATCCGGCCGGGGGTCTGAACCGGATCTGAACAGACCTTCGATCGTTCTTTCTCTTGCCGTGTTTCGTTTACGAATGGCGCCGATGTTGTCTTTGCTTGAGCGCCTCATCATAGTAATGACATCTTTTATATTCCTATCTTGGGCTA from Thermovirga sp. includes these protein-coding regions:
- the csm5 gene encoding type III-A CRISPR-associated RAMP protein Csm5 gives rise to the protein MMRRSSKDNIGAIRKRNTARERTIEGLFRSGSDPRPDPKNDILKCLKIADSLPSPKPLVMAATNIFTSRRGELEILSRNTPAAFCEVAEPGTPFEFEMTIDEELLANHMKLMPFVKFRDHNDILMALQDHAKVMAYLEKKYLERNGREELWDPKFEQEFTIIRIGWGSGWSGSSLFPVLAGYSQERVLDRPLSRKMVINSVGNPQMMLGWAKLTIVPVP
- the cas6 gene encoding CRISPR-associated endoribonuclease Cas6, producing the protein MRLRIKLGIEPGSSIDFNYQWYLSSAVYSCLSRAAPDFTKTLHDVGFPHLDGPSFKFFTFSNLWAGRGKTGIDGGKLVFDTDHLLWRFASPIPAVSTLFAEGLLSLGTFRIAGLEAEVMEVSDEGSPDLGKGSASFSCISPLVASEADERLGHRYLTPDQVSFWAIVENNLYKKWETLHGTAPKDKVLFKPDRDYISSRNTGKKITIKERYIVKGHLVPFSVEGPPELLSLGYYAGFGSRNSLGFGMVEVYNRR